The Gemmatimonadaceae bacterium DNA segment CCGCGAGACGCAGCTCGGCATCGACGAGGCGGTGAGAATCACCACCGAGATCGCCGACGCGCTCGACTACGCGCACCGGCACGGCGTGATCCACCGCGATATCAAGCCGGAGAACATCCTGCTGCACGACGGGCGCCCGATGGTGATGGACTTCGGGATCGCGCTCGCCGTGAGCGCGGCCGCTGGCGGGCGGATGACGGAGACCGGACTGAGTCTCGGCACGCCGCACTACATGTCGCCCGAGCAGGCCACGGCGGACAAGGAGATCACCGCCCGCAGCGACATCTACTCGCTGGCCACGGTGCTCTACGAGATGCTCGCCGGCGAGCCCCCGCACACGGGGAACTCGGCGCAGCAGATCATCATGAAGATCGTCACCGAGGATGCCGCTCCGGTCACGAAGCTCCGCAAATCGGTCCCACCGAACGTCGCGGCGGCGCTCGCCAAGGCGCTGGAGAAGTTGCCCGCGGACCGCTTCGGGAGCGCGAAGGCATTTGCCGAGGCGCTGAGCAATCCCGCGTTCACCACCGGCGCCATCGCCGGTGCACCGCCTTCGACGTCGGCGGTCACGCACGCGCCGGCGTTCCGATTGATGACGGCGGTCGCCGTCGTCGCCGTGGTCGTTGCAGCCTGGGGATGGCTGCGGCCGCGGCCCGAGGCCCCGCTCATCCGATACGGCCTCGCGCTGCCCGAGGGCGCGCAGGTGTCGCCGGCAAACCCGCAGGCGCCCGTCGTCGCGTCCGACGGATCCTTCCTCGTCTACATCGGACTCGTGCCCGGTCTGCCGTCCGCGCAGCAGGTCTGGATCAAGCGCCGCGATCGCGCGTCGGCCACCCCCATCTCCGGGACGATCGGCGCCACCGACGTCGCCGTGTCCCCCGACGGGCGCTCGATTGCCTTCACGACGGGTCGCGGGCTCAAGACGGTGACGCTCGCGGGCGGCGCTCCGGTGACGCTGGCCGATTCGGTGAACTCGGGCTTCGGGATCGCCTGGCTCGACGACGGGAACATTGCCTACTCCGGCGTCGCAACCGGCAACGCCCCCGCGCTGCGATTGATTCCCGCCACCGGCGGTCCGAGCCGCGTCATCTCCAGCTCCGACACCCTGGCCTCGATGAATCCGGCGGCGCTTCCCGGGAATCGCGGCATCCTCTTCAGCCGCTGCGGAGGCGGGAGCCCGTGCACGCCGTGGGTCTACGACCTGCGCAAGAACGCCCAGCATCTCGTGGCCGGGATGGTGGGCGCGTTCGACGGAGCGCCGCAGTACACGGCCTCGGGGCAGCTTCTGTACCTCCAGAACGGCGTGCTGATGGCTGCGCCCTTCGACCTCGACGGGCTGCGCGTGACCGGCACTCCGGTCATGCTCGGCGACAGCGCCGCGGCGTTTTCCCTCTCCCGCTCCGGCACCCTCGTCCTCTTCTCGGGGGCGGCCGGCTTCGGCGGCCTGCGCTACCAGTTGGTCTGGGTTGACCGCACGGGGCGCGAGACGCCCGTGGATACGTCGTTCACCTTCCGGCTCACGCAGGCGCTCTCGGATGCCGGGTGGTCCCTCTCGCCAGACGGCACGCGACTCGCCATCGGCCTCAACACCGAGACGGGAGACGCGGTCTGGGTCAAACCGCTCCCGAACGGGCCCGCGTCTCGCATCACCTTCGGCGCGGACGCACAGTACCGTCCGCGTTGGACACCAGACGGCCGGTCGGTGCTCTTCGCCTCCAACCATCTGCCGTACGGCATCTACGAGCGGCGTGCCGACGGTACGGGCGCCGACTCTCTCCTCGTCCGCGCCAGGTTCGCCACGCAGGAGGGCGTGCTGACGCACGACGGCAAGTGGCTGCTCGTGCGTGACGGCGGGAACCCCGGGCCGGGTGGGCGCGACATCTACGGCATCCAGCTCGGCGTGGACACCGCCCTGCGACCGGTGCTCGCCACGCGATTCGACGAGGAGGCGATCGCGCCGTCCCCCGACGGCCACTGGCTGGCGTACCAATCCGACGAAGCGGGGAAGACCGAGGTGTTCATCCGCTCCTTCCCCGACCTCAATCGCGAGAAGCGGCAGGTATCGAGTGGGGGAGGCCGGGCACCGCTCTGGTCGCGCGACGGCCGCGAGCTGTTCTACTTGAGCGGCGACGACGACATGATGGCGGCGCGCGTGGCGATCGTCGGGACGAGCCTCACGGTGGGCGTGCCCGTGAAGCTCTTCCACGTGCCCGCGGACCTGCTGCAGATGGAGACGCTGTACTACACGCCCTGGGACGTGGCGCCCGACGGCCGGTTCATCATGGCCCGCGCGCTCGGCATGCAGGCGGGATCCACCGGCACGATCGTGGTGGCGGAGAACTTCCTGCAGGAACTCGAGGCAAAGGTGAAGCGGTGACGGACGCAACAGCCCGCCTGGCCTTGGCCCTCGCGTCGCGCTACCGCCTCGACCGCCAGATCGGCGCCGGGGCCATGGCCACGGTCTATCTCGCCCAGGACCTCAAGCACCATCGTCCGGTGGCGATCAAGGTCCTCAAGCCCCAACTGACCGCCACGCTCGGCGGCGAACGGTTCCTGCGTGAGGTCGAGATCTCCGCGCGACTCACCCATCCCCTCATCCTCGGTCTCTTCGACTCGGGCGAGCTGGGCGGCTTTCTCTTCTACGTCATGCCGTACGTCGAGGGCGAATCCCTCCGCGCGAGGCTCGATCGCGAAGGACCGCTGCCCGTGGCCGAGGCCTGCCATATCCTGCGCGACGTGGCCGACGCGCTCGCATATGCGCACCGGCATGGCGTCGTGCATCGGGACATCAAGCCCGACAACATCCTCCTGGCCGACGGACACGCCATGATCGCCGACCTTGGCGTGGCCAAGGCCGTGAGCGACGCGTCGGCGGACGACCTGACGCGCGCCCGGCTCACGATGCCGGGGACCACCGTCGGCACCCCGGCCTACATGGCGCCGGAACAGGCCGCTGCCGATCCCGACATCGACGCGCGGGCGGATCTCTACGCTTTTGGCGTCGTGGCGTACGAGATGCTGAGCGGCCGGCCGCCGTTCACTGGTGCCACCACGCAGCAGGTGGTGGCCGCGCACGTCAGCCGCGCGCCAGAGCCGCTGGCCAAGTTCCGCGCCGGGCTCCCCACCGCCGTCGAGGCGCTCGTCATGCAATGCCTGGAAAAGGACCCGGCCAAGCGTCCGCGTGACGCCGGCGCGTTGCTGCCCGTGCTCGAGGCGGCGGCCACGGTGGGCGGTGCCTCGGCGCGGGGCCAGGGGCGCCGCAGTTCGTGGACCTGGGCATCGATCGCCGTTGCGCTGGCCATCGCGGCGGTGGTCGCGTATTTCGCGATGAATCGCGGGACCTGACCCGCGCTCTGGCCCCGAGCGCCGAAGTTGATCTCCCGCGATCGTGCTGCGGGCCCTCGCAGCGCCTCAGTTCGTGGCGGCGCGGCGCGAGGCGATCCATGCGTCCACGCTCCACGGACCGCCGCCGGTGGCCGACAGGTATAGCCACAAGAAGCAGAACAACACCGGCAATTCGCCGTGGTTGAGAATGGGCCAGAACCCCGCCTTGGCGTGCATCTTGAAGTACGCCACCGCCATCTCGCCCGAGAGCACGAACGCCACGGGACGCGTGAACAGGCCGACGAGCAGCAGCAGGCCGCCGAAGGTCTCGAGGATGCCGGCCGTGCCCCACAGCGTGAACAGGTGGAAGGGTGGATGCTGGCCCGCGCCGGGCAGGCCGAACAGCTTCTGCGTGCCGTGCGCCATGAAGACGAAGGCGGCCATGATGCGGAGCAGGCTCAGCAGTCGGGGGGACCATCGGGCGGAGAATGACTGGGACATGAATGCCGGAATAGGGGAACGGAGATGATGCGTCTTGGTAAACCCCGGCCAACTGCACGGAGTTCCGTCCGTGGGCCCGCGGGTTGCCGATGGTCCGCCCGGGTCGCGGGGCACGGAGAAACGCGCCCGTCCGCCAAAACGTAGAATCTCGTAGATTGGAGGACCACCTTCACCTCGCGCGCGGAGTTCTCGATGAATTCAGGCCAGACCTTTGTGCTGCTGATGACCACCGTCATCTGCTCCACGGTCGCCTTCGTCATCACGCCGCACTGATGACGACGCTCGACGCCACCGCCATCGAAGCGCTGCTGCCCCATCGCCATCCCTTCCTGCTCGTCGATCGCATCGAACTCGTGGAGCCGGGCCGCCGCGTGGTGGGGTACAAGCGCATCACGGCCGACGAATGGTGGATGGAGGGCCTCGCGCCCGCGGCCGCCGGCCTCGCCGAGATGCCGCACAGCCTCGTGCTCGAGGCGCTGGCCCAGACCAGTGGGGCGCTGGTGCGCGACCTGCTCGACGGCGC contains these protein-coding regions:
- a CDS encoding serine/threonine-protein kinase; this translates as MTDATARLALALASRYRLDRQIGAGAMATVYLAQDLKHHRPVAIKVLKPQLTATLGGERFLREVEISARLTHPLILGLFDSGELGGFLFYVMPYVEGESLRARLDREGPLPVAEACHILRDVADALAYAHRHGVVHRDIKPDNILLADGHAMIADLGVAKAVSDASADDLTRARLTMPGTTVGTPAYMAPEQAAADPDIDARADLYAFGVVAYEMLSGRPPFTGATTQQVVAAHVSRAPEPLAKFRAGLPTAVEALVMQCLEKDPAKRPRDAGALLPVLEAAATVGGASARGQGRRSSWTWASIAVALAIAAVVAYFAMNRGT
- a CDS encoding DoxX family protein, translating into MSQSFSARWSPRLLSLLRIMAAFVFMAHGTQKLFGLPGAGQHPPFHLFTLWGTAGILETFGGLLLLVGLFTRPVAFVLSGEMAVAYFKMHAKAGFWPILNHGELPVLFCFLWLYLSATGGGPWSVDAWIASRRAATN
- a CDS encoding 3-hydroxyacyl-ACP dehydratase FabZ family protein codes for the protein MTTLDATAIEALLPHRHPFLLVDRIELVEPGRRVVGYKRITADEWWMEGLAPAAAGLAEMPHSLVLEALAQTSGALVRDLLDGADRALAYFMGADRVRLRRRALAGDQLQLDVSLRQWRRGLCRAHARASIDGETVLSADLTTVVRGA
- a CDS encoding protein kinase, with protein sequence MASDIARLTTALADRYRIERALGAGGMATVYLAHDFKHDRKVAIKVLKPELAAVLGADRFVQEIKTTAALSHPHILPLFDSGTADGQLYYVMPYIEGETLREKLNRETQLGIDEAVRITTEIADALDYAHRHGVIHRDIKPENILLHDGRPMVMDFGIALAVSAAAGGRMTETGLSLGTPHYMSPEQATADKEITARSDIYSLATVLYEMLAGEPPHTGNSAQQIIMKIVTEDAAPVTKLRKSVPPNVAAALAKALEKLPADRFGSAKAFAEALSNPAFTTGAIAGAPPSTSAVTHAPAFRLMTAVAVVAVVVAAWGWLRPRPEAPLIRYGLALPEGAQVSPANPQAPVVASDGSFLVYIGLVPGLPSAQQVWIKRRDRASATPISGTIGATDVAVSPDGRSIAFTTGRGLKTVTLAGGAPVTLADSVNSGFGIAWLDDGNIAYSGVATGNAPALRLIPATGGPSRVISSSDTLASMNPAALPGNRGILFSRCGGGSPCTPWVYDLRKNAQHLVAGMVGAFDGAPQYTASGQLLYLQNGVLMAAPFDLDGLRVTGTPVMLGDSAAAFSLSRSGTLVLFSGAAGFGGLRYQLVWVDRTGRETPVDTSFTFRLTQALSDAGWSLSPDGTRLAIGLNTETGDAVWVKPLPNGPASRITFGADAQYRPRWTPDGRSVLFASNHLPYGIYERRADGTGADSLLVRARFATQEGVLTHDGKWLLVRDGGNPGPGGRDIYGIQLGVDTALRPVLATRFDEEAIAPSPDGHWLAYQSDEAGKTEVFIRSFPDLNREKRQVSSGGGRAPLWSRDGRELFYLSGDDDMMAARVAIVGTSLTVGVPVKLFHVPADLLQMETLYYTPWDVAPDGRFIMARALGMQAGSTGTIVVAENFLQELEAKVKR